The Candidatus Abawacabacteria bacterium genomic sequence TGCCTATACGCAGGGTGATAGAGAAGTATTAGAACCAATTGGCTTAACTCCAGTTTTTGCAAATGTTGTAAATATAGTTCAGGCTTTTGAGCAAGGCCACGATATCAGAGTAATTGACCGACAGGCTTTGGCAGTGATGATAATTGATCTTCTCCAAAGTGCCGGCATTCTTAGCGGCATATATGCTGATTGGCAAAATCCTGAGATTTATCGTGTATCTGATCTTAAAGTGAAACTAGCCTTAGATCCGACGCAGTTTCCTACTCCAGCGCTTCATGGTCTGCTCGCATTAGTGGATGAATTAGGTAATATGAATGTGCCAGTTGCGAATTTACGTTCGCTAAGAGACATTGCTCAAGATTTGGAAAGAGTGGCATCACAATGTATGGCAACAGGCGAGTTAGATGGTCTCTATCAAAGTTTTGCCCAATTACCTGATTAATTTTATGCTTAAGCTTTCGGATCCGGATAAGCCTTCATCAGTAATTACTGACTTCTGTCATGGGGTCGCCTTAGCTAAGATGGCTCTTAATGATGCCACTAACCCTAAGGTCATCGTGATAAAAGATTATTTAGAAGCACTCAAAGAGATACTAACACCAGCAATTGGGGAAGTAGCGTGGGCTGCATTTATGAGCCGCATGCAAGCTAAGTTACAACGGCCACATCATGGCGTAGGGACAGCCTTTGTGCTGGTAGTTCTTCCGTGTACCTACATAGGTGTACCGTGGACTGAAGAACAATTGCGTAATGGCGACTACTTAGCATGCATTCCTTATCATGCAGACCAGACTATCTATAAAGAACCTTTATATAGTGCTATCCCACAAGCTGTATGGCAGGCCGGTCGTATCGATTTACCTACCACTGACGACCTTACTACTATCGTACCAGCATTACTAAATGCGGCCCGAGAGAGAATTCGCGTTGCTGGTAATTTGCAGAACCTATAGAAATTGTCATCCAAAAACTGAATAGCAGAGGATGAAATTGGGTATGTATTTTGTTTAAGATCTGAGTTACCCGATTGCTAGTTGTAGTTTGGAGAAAATTAAAAAAGTCTGACTAATTTCTTGGTGAATTACTCTGAATCATGGAGGTGATTAGTCCACTCAACATTTTGTGTATAATCAATAACGCCTGCTTCCATTTCATGCGCTGATCGATCTGTAATTCATCTTCTAGTAACAAGTTCAACACAGCAACACAAGTTTATTTTACTAAATAAATTATGAAAATATTCTTATTCAATCAATTCCTAGTTCCTTGCTCCTGATTCCTTGAGCTCGCAAAAAGGCCTAGATACAAAAATGCTCCTAGGAATGAGGAACGAGGAAGATACCGTCCCAGAATGGGTGTTAAAAATGGGGGTTTTGGATGATGTGGTAGAGTAAAGAGGACAATTTAGGTAACTTACTATGCACAAAAAAGCCTCGGTGTAAGTTCTGTTCCAAGGAACAAGTACGAAAGCACGGGAAGCGACGAGGCCTGCAAAGATTTTTCTGTGATCAATGCGAACGGAGCTTTAGCATAGATTACCGGCCACGAAAGAAACACATCCTCAGAGATCACATCGATGGAACAGCAATCAGAAACATAGCCCGGCATACACACAGCACAAAATCAGTCGTAGGAAGACAGTACTTAGAAGAGTTAGAAAAACTACCGCATAACAATGACATAACGTTTCAGTACTGTAACCGGTTCTGTGGCATCTTAGTCGTAGATGGGAAGTATGTTCGGGTCAAAGGGGCTGCTAAGAAAATACCCTTACTCTGGGGAATAGACTATTTCACGCATGATCTACCAGTCTTTACGTTGGCACGATCAGAAAGCTATGCAGCATGGCTGAAGTACTTTGGTCTCCTGAAATCGGCAAACTATCCCTTAAGCTTAGTCATCTGTGATGACAATGAAAATATTATGAGAGCAGCACAGTATATGTTTCCTCATGTGCGTATCCAAACATGTCAGGTGCACTTTGTAGAGAATATCCGAAGAGCATTACAAACCAGAACAGAAGAGAAGTTCCGACCGTTTCTTACGGACATAGTGAATCTCTTATTTCGTAAAAAGATTACGCGTCCAGACTTTGAGAAGAAAGCATACCGAATCATGAGGAGGTATGAAGCCGATCCAGTAGTATTTCAGTACATGCTAAAGATAGATAGCTATACAGGTTTATTAACAGCAGCAGCTGAATATGTAGGAGCACCGAGAGATACGAATCTCATTGAGTTGTACAACTCCCATCTTGAAGGGAGATTAAAGAGTATAAAGGGGTTTGAAACATTTCGGACAGCGAGGCTCTGGCTGAATGCATACATACTCAGAAGAAGATACAAGCTATTCACAGACTGTAGCCGTAAGTTCAAATATTTGAATGGTACAAACTCGATTGGAAGAACAAAAAAACGAAATGGCTTCTTACCTAGCTTATTTCACTAAAAAACAACCCATTTTGGGACGGTATCCACTCGCTCGCCTGGATTGGTGCGAGCTCGTGGAGCCACTTGTCGGACTTGAACCGACAACCTTTCGCTTACAAAGCGATTGCTCTACCATTGAGCTAAAGTGGCCTATTGCCAAAACGTCAGCATCTTACTGGCTTCTCTTATTTTCTTCAAGACTTTTATGGCAAATAACCTTCATCTAGCAAACTTGTCTGTCTGTTTGATGTAAAAGCGTGGGATCATTCCCATCATGAGAACCATTTGAAGCTGCCGGGAACATATTATGAAAGTGTAGGCGCACTGCTAAAGGATTTTGTAACTTAGCATAGAACTCACGCAATAATGATATGCCATCTTCAATGCTAATTTCACCAAATATCGCGTGTTGTGAAAATTCTGTTGGTACTGCTAAATAAACTCGGCGATTCTCTTGAGGATCAATATAACTCAGTATTGCTTCAGCCCGAGCAGTGTCCTTACTATCATCAAATATAACACTTACTTTAGCAGTATCTACTAATGGAGGTGCATAAATATCATGATCAGCTCTCAGGATAGTACCAAGAACTTTTCTAATCGAAAGTAACAACGCTCTTAGCTCAATTTCCTGAGGACTTACTTCTCTTTTCTTATGCTCAAAAGCAATTCCTTGCGAAGCTGAAAAATCGGTCTCAACACAGTTGTGGGACATGAGTATATCTTAGCGACGGTCAAAATAGCAGAATAAAATGTAAGATCAAGAGTGCATCGCAATACAAATTATTTTTTAGCAAGAGCCCAAATTATGTTATCTTAATCTTAACTTACCCAAATATATGGCTAATACACTTGCTTCAATATCAGTGCATGAATATGGGGAGAAATTAGCACCAGTAATTTGGGGGAATATTTCTCAAGAATATCGGGATGAGGCAAACAACCAAATTAATCTCCCTGATAGTGTCCGAAAAGAATTAGCAGCCTTATTACATCCCTGGATGCGCATGGCTGATAGAGACGGAATTCCTGGTAAAAAAGTGCCAGCGAGTTATGATGCCCAAGTACAAGGCTGGACCACACAGTCACGGATACTAAGATCTCAAGCAGGATTAGAATTATGGGCTGTATATAATTATCGAGCAGGACGAAGACGATTACAAACCGATCGCTTAATAGAATTTCTAATTGGTGATGAAATCGCAAACCACGGCCAAATGAATGGAAACAACAGGTGGTAGAAAACACTATGCTCCCTGCACTTTCAGATTGGGGACGAGAAAATCCTGACCCAACTGGAGAAAGATTGATATTACAGCCATTTCTTCCTTCCGTGAATGCCTATGATGCTATTGCTCGTCCGCATGAAGTTAGTGACTGGGGCCCTTTTGAGTGGGCTGGGGATATGTCAGCAGAGGACTGGATAGAACATATACCAGCCATGACCACAGCTTTGGCATATATGCACAGCCAAGGGAAAGTGGTTGGTGAAGCTATTTTGCCTAATCTTGTGTTTACTGAAGATGGTTTGCCAATTTGGGTAGATGCTGAAGTTAGTTATCGTCGGGAAATTCCTACTCTCCAGCAACATGCTTTTGACCTGAGAAACTTAACATTATCCTTATCTTCATCTTTACGTCAAAGAATGGGGGCGGCTTTTGATACTCATTCCGTTGTCACTGCAGTAGTGAATGCCTATCCTGAGCCGGCTGTTTTACAACAATTAGCTGCTTTATTAGAAAAGCCCTTGCCATGGTGCCAACGTTTAGCAATGAATGAATTTATGCGTTATCGGATTGGAGCAGGGAGTAATGAGCAATATGAGCATGTCCGGCATGTGTTAAGGGAACAGATCAGCCGTGTCCTTGAAGGCAAATAAAATCGCGCGACGGTTGAGGGCACTTATGCTACTTTATTGCCAAATGAATATGAATTATGAAAGAAGTAAATTGCCGTATCACAGGAACACCGTTTCAAATTCTTCCTTTAGAAGAGCAACTACTCGACAAAATTAGTCCAGTAATTAATGGGCGTAAATTTGCTTTACCCTTACCCACAATCTGCCCCCAAGAAAGACTGAGAAATCGTTTGGCTTTTCGTAATGATAGAAATCTGTATCGCCGAAAGTGTGCTTTAACTGGTAATGATATTTTATCTGTCTATCATCCAGAAAAGTCTTTTCCAGTCTATAGCATGACTGCTTGGTGGAGTGATCAGTGGGATCCACTGGCATATGGTAGGGATTTTGATTTCTCGCGGCCTTTTTTTGAGCAATTTGCTGAATTGATGCAGGCTGTGCCACGTTTGGCGATGATTAACAAAAATCCCAACAATAGTGACTATATTGCTATTGGCTCAGATAATAGGAATTGTTATCTCTGTTCGCCATCCACAGCAAATGAAGACTGTATGTATGGTGGTGTATTGTACCATTCAAAAAATGTGGTAGACGGTTATATGAGTTTAGCTAATGAAGTTTCCTACGATACTATTCACTGTGATCATTGTTATCGCTCCTTTTTCTCTAAAGACTGTGGTCATTGCAGTGATATTTATTTTTGTGAAGATTGTTCTGGCTGTCAGAGCTGCTTTGGTTGTTTCGGTTTGCGTAGCAAAAGTTATTGTTGGTTCAATGAGCAACTTACCAAAGAGGAATTCGAGCAGAGGCTCACAGAATTTAAAGGACACTTATCACGACAGAAAATTGAGGAAATAAAAAAACAATTTGCCGATTTTGCCAAGCTATTACCTCATCGCCCCTTATATTTGCGTAATGCTGAGAGCTGTTTAGGTGACTATCTAGTTGATTGCAAAAACTGTCTTTATTGTTTCGATCTGGAGGAGGCTCAAGATTGCGTTTACGTCACAAGGTTTGCTCGAGGAATAGTAGATTCAGTGGACTCATGTGAGGGAGCCGATGGGGTTGAATTGTGTTTCAATGTGATGAGTGCTGGACTCAAGCTCTATCATGCTATTTGTACTACCTTTGTCTGGGGATCACGAGATGTTATCTACTGTGATCATTGTTTCAATGTAGAAGATTGTTTCGGCTGTATTGGTCTTAGAAATCATGCCCGTTATTGTATATTCAATAAGCAATACACCAAAGAAGTATATGAAGAGTTAGTACCCAAGATTATTGAGCATATGCAAAAAACTGGAGAATGGGGATTATTTTTTCCTGCTCACTTAGCACCCTTTAGCTACAATGAAACTATTGCCTCAGTAGCATATCCTTTGAGCAAAGAAGAGGCCTTAAAGAAGGGGATGAATTGGAGCGATTACCAAGCGCCACTGCCACAAGTGCCAGCAGTAGCGGTGGCCACTTTACCAGCAATTATTGCTGATGTTTCTGATTCCATTTTGGATCAGGCTATTCTCTGCAAAGAAACGGAAAAACCTTTTCGTATTATCCGCCAAGAATTAGATTTCTATCGTGCTAATAACATACCGCTACCTGATAGTCACCCTGATATTCGCCATTTGCATCGTGTTCATGCTCGTAATGCCAAGATCTTTTATAAACGTAATTGCCCCAAAGATGGCAAGGAATTTTATACAACGTATAAGCCTGACAATAATGCAAATATTTATTGTGAGCAGTGTTATCTGGCAGAGCATAGCTAGTAGCTTAGCGGCTAATGAGCATAAATAAACAGAGCATTGCTAAAATAATGCGATACCAAGCAAAGATTGCTAAAGAATGATTTTTGAGATAGCTCAATAGGAGATGAATACAAGCTAGTCCGACAATAAAAGCAATGATTGTTCCTATAGTTAATTCTAAACCAATTCCTTGCGGCAGTCCTATTTGAGATAAGTCATAAAGTTTTTTCAGTCCTGATAAAGTGATAATCGGCAAAGAAAGATAAAAAGAAAAGCGTGCGGCAGCTTCTCTGCTTAATCCTTGCGTCATACCAGCCATAATGGTAGCGCCAGAGCGAGAGAATCCAGGAATAAAGGCTAAACATTGGGCTATGCCAGTAATCAAGCCACTTTTTATGGTTATTTGTTCAATTCGATCCTTTCCTTGAGAGAAGAACTTTTCGGTAAGCAAAAAAAGCAATGCTCCGACAATCAACACCATACTTACTACCCAAGCGGAACGTAAATAAAGATCAATATATTCTTCTGCTATCAAGCCAATAAGTAGTGCGGGTATTGTGCCTACTAGTATTGCCCAACCAAGCGTGCGCTTTCCCTGAAAAAAGCTTTTTAATAACTGCCAAAGTTCAGGAGCAAAATAAATATAAACAGCTCCAATAGTACCTAGTTGTAATATAGCATCTACAGCCAGCGGGTAGGGGGTAACAAATCCTAAAATATCTCTGGCCAAAATCAAATGCCCACTGGAAGAAATAGGTAAAAACTCAGTGAGACCTTGAATAATGCCAAGGAGAATAAAGGAGAGCATAGAATAAGTTTGTACTAGTAAAGTACAAGGATGAATTGTAATTTACAATAATTCAGAAAAGTGTATGCTTCTTAATTAAATAGTTACTATCTATATGGCTTCATCAAGATCTCCTGATATACTAACCAATGACAATATCGACGATAACAGACAGATTCCTGTCATGGTGCAATGCTGGATTGAGGATCAAGGGGATAATATCTCTCCAGAATTCGATCAAACCACTGCATTAGCCTACTTAAGGAGCTTAAAGTTAGCAGAACAATATGCTGAGTGGCGGGATCTTTTGCGGGAAGCAAACTTTATTCAGGTATCAGCAAACAGTGGAGAATTGGGATATGAAGATGATAATCAAGGCTTTCATTGTTTTCCTCAATTGGCAGAAATTGTAGCGGCGATACTAGATAATCTTGCTTATTATATCGCAAAGCAAGCAGAAGGCTATGAAGCTTTATCTCTTGTTCCCGGAAAAATGTCTTTAGCCGATGTGTATAAATGGACTGAGCGTTTTTTGAAGAAAAGATTAGGTCAAGATTTTACCGTATGTGACTATAATAATTTAGATGCTGCACCACGCATGTTAGATTACAATGTAAGTAGGACAATTCAGTCAAAAGAAGACTGTCCTCCATGGCTGCTGTCCTTGCGCAAAACTACCTTCGGAGCATTAGCGCCAGCTGCGTACAGAGAAACTCCTGGTCCTATTCCTGGAGATGAAGGGAGATTTTTAGTGAAGTTAGATGATGCAGTGGAAGCATTGGCAGGTACTGGTGTATCGGCTGCTCTTTTAGAAGAGGTATACCTGATGTTTGTCCAAAAACTAGCTACTAATGCTCAGGCTCCAGACAGATACAATCTGGTAATAGCGGCAGGTAATAAAACCCTAGAGGACTCTCATCCCCAAGTGACATTTGCTGATGACTGCCAAGCCTCTAGTAGTACTGCTATCCAACCAGGCCCACCTAGTTTGATTACCGAGTGTATCCCAACAAGCAATCTAGTAGCATTGGATTGCATTCAAACTGTAATCCGCATTCCTCTTAGCTCTTAGCTCTTAGCTCTTAGCTCTTAGCTCTTAGCTCTTAGCTCTCCATCCCCCTATTTCCCAGTCAAGTTTTCCTAATTCAGTTCTATCTATATACTACAGGCTAGTAAGCTTCGTACTATATGAGTCTCGCTCAATCCATAGAAAATCCCGAGTCACAACAGTCAATGCTGCGCATAGTGATTGCTTTTGTTATGATATTTCTTTATCAATATCCGGAGGCTATTTCCGAAGCACGGATCAAGATAAAGATACAAAGTATGATAGATTTTCCTTGGGATGAGACTGTTTGGCAGGAGGCCCTAGCAAATATGTTAGAGAAAAGTATTCTTGAACGGGATGTGGATGACGCTCTAAGGCTTACTGACAGCACTCGTAACGAAATGGCATTACGCCAAACATTGAAAGCGCTAGTAACAACTAGGGAAGCAAAATCATTAGCATAGTTCTGTTATTTATCACTCTTTTCTGAACCTCATTCATAATTCATAATTCGTAATTCGCAATTCGTAATTCGTAATTGCTTGCCCCCATGTTCTCTCTCCCATCGCAACTCAATGATTTCTTCATCATTTTCTTAGGTCTAGTGATAGAAGCTTTGCCTTTTATTTTACTTGGCGTAATACTCTCGAGTTTACTTTCTTTATTTATTACCGAAGAAAAAGTGCTTCGTTTTATTCCTCGTAATAAGTTCTTAGCTTTGCTCTATGCCTCTCTTACCGGCTTTCTGCTCCCAGTATGTGAATGTGGCAATATTCCTCTAGCTCGAAAGTTTACGATGAAAGGTATTCCTCCTTATTTGGCAGTCACTTTTCTTCTAGCAGCACCAGTCTTAAATCCAATAGTAGTATTCTCAACCTATGCTGCCTTCCGTGACATTCCCGAAATAGTAATTCTGCGTTTTGTCTTCGCCTTTATCGTGGCTATTATTGTTGGCTATATTTTTAGCTTTGCCAAGGACAAACGTGAAATTGTCAAAGAAACTAGCATTGTGGATTGTCATGTCGAACATGCCCATACCCATTCTCGCTGGTCTACTTTTATGCAAAATATGCAAAGTGAATTTGCTGAAATGATGGTATTGATGGTGATTGGTGGTTTGATCGCAGCTGCCGTACAAACATTTTTACCGAGACAGTTAATCACTTCTTTGGGTACCGGGCCAGTGATATCAATTGTGGTAATGATGTTATTAGCTTTTGTGGTTTCTATTTGTTCCAATGTTGATGCTTTCTTTGCTCTAGCCTATGCTTCCACTTTTTCTAGCGGAGCTATTCTCGCTTTCTTAGTTTTTGGCCCTATGATTGATATCAAAAGTCTCATTATGATGTCGACTACCTT encodes the following:
- a CDS encoding transposase, with product MARSESYAAWLKYFGLLKSANYPLSLVICDDNENIMRAAQYMFPHVRIQTCQVHFVENIRRALQTRTEEKFRPFLTDIVNLLFRKKITRPDFEKKAYRIMRRYEADPVVFQYMLKIDSYTGLLTAAAEYVGAPRDTNLIELYNSHLEGRLKSIKGFETFRTARLWLNAYILRRRYKLFTDCSRKFKYLNGTNSIGRTKKRNGFLPSLFH
- the uppP gene encoding undecaprenyl-diphosphatase UppP translates to MLSFILLGIIQGLTEFLPISSSGHLILARDILGFVTPYPLAVDAILQLGTIGAVYIYFAPELWQLLKSFFQGKRTLGWAILVGTIPALLIGLIAEEYIDLYLRSAWVVSMVLIVGALLFLLTEKFFSQGKDRIEQITIKSGLITGIAQCLAFIPGFSRSGATIMAGMTQGLSREAAARFSFYLSLPIITLSGLKKLYDLSQIGLPQGIGLELTIGTIIAFIVGLACIHLLLSYLKNHSLAIFAWYRIILAMLCLFMLISR
- a CDS encoding permease, with protein sequence MFSLPSQLNDFFIIFLGLVIEALPFILLGVILSSLLSLFITEEKVLRFIPRNKFLALLYASLTGFLLPVCECGNIPLARKFTMKGIPPYLAVTFLLAAPVLNPIVVFSTYAAFRDIPEIVILRFVFAFIVAIIVGYIFSFAKDKREIVKETSIVDCHVEHAHTHSRWSTFMQNMQSEFAEMMVLMVIGGLIAAAVQTFLPRQLITSLGTGPVISIVVMMLLAFVVSICSNVDAFFALAYASTFSSGAILAFLVFGPMIDIKSLIMMSTTFKTKAIVLMTILTLQLVFVLTLLMNLYVS